In Streptomyces sp. RFCAC02, the following proteins share a genomic window:
- a CDS encoding DUF3152 domain-containing protein: MPDEEDIPTSGTGEFLTAEASGETVGSGSTLRRYKVQVEDGAGVDPEEAAAEIEGILADPRGWTTDGVNSFQLVSGDSYDFEVKIATADTVDTICGQYGLDTHGEVNCAVGDQVMVNLKRWLTGSPQFDGPLHEYRALIINHEVGHRIGHGHETCPGEGMPAPAMMQQIDGLKGCVANAWPYDENGNYLSGPSVP, from the coding sequence ATACCCGACGAGGAGGACATACCGACCTCGGGGACCGGCGAGTTCCTCACGGCCGAGGCGTCGGGCGAGACCGTGGGCAGCGGCAGCACGCTCCGCCGCTACAAGGTCCAGGTGGAGGACGGCGCGGGGGTCGACCCCGAGGAGGCGGCGGCGGAGATCGAGGGAATCCTCGCCGACCCCCGCGGCTGGACCACGGACGGCGTCAACTCGTTCCAGCTCGTCTCCGGGGACAGCTACGACTTCGAGGTGAAGATCGCGACCGCCGACACGGTCGACACGATCTGCGGCCAGTACGGCCTCGACACGCACGGCGAGGTCAACTGCGCGGTCGGCGACCAGGTCATGGTCAACCTGAAGCGCTGGCTCACCGGCTCGCCCCAGTTCGACGGCCCGCTGCACGAGTACCGGGCGCTCATCATCAACCACGAGGTCGGCCACCGCATCGGCCACGGCCACGAGACCTGCCCGGGCGAGGGCATGCCGGCACCGGCGATGATGCAGCAGATCGACGGCCTCAAGGGCTGCGTCGCCAACGCCTGGCCGTACGACG